In Denticeps clupeoides chromosome 1, fDenClu1.1, whole genome shotgun sequence, a single window of DNA contains:
- the eif3f gene encoding eukaryotic translation initiation factor 3 subunit F, whose amino-acid sequence MAVYGPVVKIHPVVLASIADSYERRNEGATRVIGTILGTIDKHSVEITNCFSVPHNESEDEVAVDMEFAKNMYELHKKVSPSEAIVGWYATGFDITEHSVLIHEYYSREAQNPIHLTLDTTLQNGKMNVRAYVSAQMGVPGKTVGVMFTPLTVKHIYYDTERIGIDLLHTTCASPSRTNGLTSDLAQVGTSAARVQDMLTTVLAYIEDVLSGKVIADNSVGRCLMDLLNKVPFIPAEDFESMLNSNINDLLMVTYLTNLAQAQISLNEKLVVL is encoded by the exons ATGGCGGTCTACGGTCCCGTGGTGAAGATCCACCCGGTGGTTTTGGCTTCTATTGCTGATTCGTACGAGCGACGGAATGAGGGGGCCACTCGCGTCATCGGGACCATATTAG GAACTATTGACAAACACTCGGTTGAAATTACCAACTGCTTTTCGGTCCCTCACAACGAGTCGGAAGATGAG GTTGCTGTTGATATGGAGTTCGCAAAGAATATGTATGAGTTGCACAAGAAGGTGTCCCCAAGTGAAGCCATTGTTGGGTG GTACGCTACGGGATTCGACATCACCGAACACTCAGTCCTGATCCATGAATACTACAGTCGTGAGGCGCAGAATCCCATTCACCTTACTTTGGATACCACGTTACAGAATGGCAAAATGAACGTCCGCGCATACGTCAG TGCTCAGATGGGCGTACCTGGAAAGACCGTCGGTGTGATGTTCACTCCTCTGACAGTGAAACACATTTATTACGACACAGAGAGAATTGGAA TTGATCTTCTTCATACAACCTGCGCATCTCCAAGCCGTACAAACGGCTTGACTTCTGACTTGGCCCAAGTTGGCACATCTGCAGCACGAGTTCAAGACATGCTGACCACTGTGCTGGCATACATTGAAGATGTGCTG TCAGGGAAGGTGATTGCTGATAACAGTGTCGGTCGTTGTCTTATGGACCTGCTCAACAAAGTGCCATTCATCCCTGCGGAAGACTTTGAGAGCATGCTCAACTCCAACATCAAC GATCTTCTAATGGTGACATACCTGACAAACCTCGCTCAAGCTCAGATTTCCCTGAATGAAAAACTGGTGGTTTTGTGA